Proteins encoded within one genomic window of Apis mellifera strain DH4 linkage group LG1, Amel_HAv3.1, whole genome shotgun sequence:
- the LOC408608 gene encoding uncharacterized protein LOC408608, producing the protein MQLRVLFFFLFVATISYAIADSSSSSSESKETAVDALKNIGKSADNIVKQFGKGFAAVAKGNLGTVNLTKVLKSVEDRLKLPTLSKYSKEAKSQIVAAREQVANALLEGSSDLIGALKDAVELAIRASTPIENLIEIFDTIKDVYFHVAVNNSIAIGLNIIEDGVLICQVIVETMKVALKV; encoded by the exons ATGCAATTGAGAGTactattcttcttcctctttgtcGCCACCATCTCCTACGCTATCGCTGACAgt agctCCAGCTCCAGCGAATCGAAGGAAACAGCGGTAGATGCACTTAAAAACATTGGCAAATCTGCTGACAACATAGTAAAACAATTTGGAAAAGGATTTGCAG CCGTAGCAAAAGGTAACTTGGGCACTGTCAATTTGACCAAGGTGCTCAAATCGGTGGAAGATCGATTGAAATTGCCGACTctctcgaaatattcgaaggaGGCCAAATCACAGATTGTCGCGGCCCGAGAACAGGTTGCAAACGCGTTGCTCGAAGGCTCATCCGACTTGATCGGCGCTCTCAAGGATGCCGTAGAATTAGCTATTCGCGCCTCAACACCTATCGAAAATTTGATAGAGATCTTCGACACGATTAAGGACGTGTATTTCCACGTAGCGGTAAATAATTCGATTGCCATTGGTCTGAACATAATCGAAGACGGTGTTCTGATATGTCAAGTCATAGTCGAAACCATGAAGGTAGCTTTGAAGGTGTAA
- the LOC726590 gene encoding 3-hydroxyacyl-CoA dehydrogenase type-2, whose amino-acid sequence MNIQHIVAYVTGGANGIGKACAEKIFQQGGKVVVADISCNGAKVVENMGDKAIFTCTDVRLEKDVVDSIKCVKEKFGGVNVLINSAGVIGYETIIDHKTKKPHSVDMYRCIMDTNVWGVFNVTRLLAPLMAENKPDENKQRGVIINLSSMMAYDPPAGLVTYGASKAAVSGMTMPLARGLAMKGIRVVTICPGYIDSPMTAPQKPPERAKWIRMKLTPKRFGTCEEVAHLIQACIENPLINGENIRIDMGFRFNQIEDSEPSFAC is encoded by the exons atgaatattcagCATATTGTCGCTTACGTTACTGGAGGCGCGAACGGTATTGGAAAAGCATGTgcggagaaaatttttcaacaaggTGGTAAAGTAGTGGTAGCTGATATATCTTGTAATGGAGCTAAAGTTGTCGAGAATATGGGTGACAAAGCTATATTTACGTGTACCGAC GTGAGATTAGAAAAGGATGTGGTGGACAGCATAAAATGCGTGAAGGAGAAATTCGGGGGTGTAAACGTATTGATTAACTCGGCCGGTGTAATCGGATACGAGACGATAATTGATCACAAGACGAAGAAACCGCATTCCGTCGATATGTACCGATGCATCATGGACACTAACGTTTGGGGTGTGTTCAACGTGACACGTTTGTTAGCTCCTTTGATGGCGGAGAACAAGCCCGATGAAAATAAACAGAGGGGAGTGATTATAAATCTTTCGAGCATGATGGCGTACGATCCTCCAGCCGGTTTAGTTACTTATGGCGCTTCGAAAGCCGCCGTTTCTGGAATGACCATGCCTTTGGCCAGAGGGCTCGCGATGAAAGGAATACGCGTTGTTACCATATGTCCCGGTTACATAGACAGTCCCATGACAG CTCCACAAAAGCCACCCGAAAGAGCGAAATGGATAAGAATGAAATTGACACCGAAACGTTTCGGGACTTGCGAGGAAGTTGCCCATTTAATCCAAGCTTGTATCGAAAATCCATTAATAAACGGTGAGAATATACGCATAGACATGGGCTTCAGATTCAACCAGATAGAAGATTCGGAACCATCATTCGCttgttaa